The following coding sequences lie in one Pseudocalidococcus azoricus BACA0444 genomic window:
- the psaA gene encoding photosystem I core protein PsaA: MTISPPEREKKVRVVVDSDPVPTSFEKWAKPGHFDRTLARGPQTTTWIWNLHALAHDFDTHTSDLEDVSRKIFSAHFGHLAVVFVWLSGMYFHGAKFSNYEAWLANPTGIKPSAQVVWPVVGQGILNGDVGGGFHGIQITSGLFQLWRASGITNEFQLYVTAIGGLVMAGLMLFAGWFHYHKKAPKLEWFQNVESMLNHHLAGLFGLGSLGWAGHQIHVSLPINKLLDAGVPIKDIPLPHEFILNPSLMTELYPKVDWGVFKGVIPFFTFNWGAYSDFLTFKGGLNPVTGGLWLSDTAHHHLAIAVLFIIAGHMYRTNWGIGHSIKELLEAHKGPFTGEGHKGLYEVLTTSWHAQLAINLAMVGSLSIIVAQHMYAMPPYPYLATDYPTQLSLFTHHMWLGGFFIVGGAAHAAIYMVRDYDPAMNQNNLLDRVLRHRDAIISHLNWVCIFLGFHSFGLYVHNDTMRAFGRPQDMFSDTGIQLQPVFAQWIQNIHTLAPGATAPNATATASYAFGGGIVAVGGKVAMMPIVLGTADFMVHHIHAFTIHVTVLILLKGVLFARSSRLIPDKANLGFRFPCDGPGRGGTCQVSGWDHVFLGLFWMYNSISVVIFHFSWKMQSDVWGTVAPDGTVSHITGGNFAQSAITINGWLRDFLWAQASQVIGSYGSALSAYGLLFLGAHFVWAFSLMFLFSGRGYWQELIESIVWAHNKLKVAPAIQPRALSIIQGRAVGVAHYLLGGIATTWAFFLARIISVG, encoded by the coding sequence ATGACAATCAGTCCACCGGAGCGAGAGAAAAAAGTCAGGGTCGTTGTTGATAGCGATCCGGTTCCTACTTCCTTTGAAAAGTGGGCCAAACCGGGACACTTCGACCGCACCTTGGCGAGAGGGCCCCAAACCACAACCTGGATTTGGAACCTCCATGCTCTTGCCCATGATTTTGATACCCATACCAGCGACCTTGAAGACGTATCTCGCAAAATCTTCAGCGCCCACTTCGGCCACCTGGCTGTGGTGTTCGTCTGGCTGAGCGGGATGTATTTCCACGGCGCAAAATTTTCTAACTATGAGGCTTGGTTAGCCAACCCGACTGGAATTAAACCCAGTGCCCAAGTGGTTTGGCCCGTTGTTGGTCAAGGCATTCTGAATGGCGATGTCGGCGGCGGCTTCCATGGCATTCAAATTACCTCCGGCCTGTTCCAACTCTGGCGGGCTTCTGGGATCACCAACGAATTTCAGCTTTATGTCACTGCCATCGGTGGCCTGGTTATGGCTGGATTAATGCTCTTTGCTGGTTGGTTCCACTACCACAAAAAAGCACCGAAGTTGGAATGGTTCCAAAATGTGGAGTCCATGCTTAACCACCACTTGGCCGGCCTCTTTGGCTTAGGCTCTTTGGGTTGGGCCGGACACCAGATCCATGTCTCCTTACCGATCAACAAGTTGTTGGATGCTGGAGTACCGATCAAAGATATTCCGCTACCCCATGAGTTTATTCTCAATCCCAGCTTGATGACGGAACTTTATCCCAAGGTGGACTGGGGTGTTTTCAAAGGGGTCATTCCCTTCTTCACCTTTAACTGGGGAGCTTACTCAGACTTCCTCACCTTTAAGGGTGGTTTAAACCCCGTCACTGGTGGTCTGTGGCTGTCTGATACGGCTCACCATCACTTGGCCATTGCCGTCCTCTTCATCATTGCGGGTCACATGTACCGCACCAATTGGGGCATTGGTCACAGCATCAAGGAGCTTTTGGAGGCACACAAAGGGCCCTTTACTGGCGAAGGTCACAAAGGTCTCTATGAAGTGTTGACCACTTCTTGGCACGCCCAATTGGCGATCAACTTGGCCATGGTTGGTTCCTTGAGCATCATCGTGGCTCAGCACATGTATGCCATGCCGCCCTATCCCTACCTGGCAACGGACTATCCGACTCAACTGTCACTGTTTACCCACCATATGTGGCTCGGTGGCTTCTTTATTGTCGGCGGTGCGGCCCATGCGGCAATTTACATGGTGCGGGACTATGATCCAGCGATGAACCAAAACAATCTCTTGGATCGGGTCTTACGTCACCGGGATGCCATTATTTCCCACTTAAATTGGGTTTGTATTTTCTTGGGCTTCCACAGCTTTGGCCTCTATGTCCACAACGACACGATGCGGGCTTTTGGTCGTCCCCAAGATATGTTCTCGGATACGGGCATCCAACTCCAGCCGGTCTTTGCCCAATGGATTCAAAATATCCATACCCTTGCACCAGGGGCAACGGCTCCCAATGCAACTGCAACCGCGAGTTACGCCTTTGGTGGTGGCATTGTGGCGGTCGGTGGCAAAGTGGCAATGATGCCGATTGTCTTGGGAACCGCTGACTTTATGGTGCATCACATCCATGCCTTCACCATTCACGTGACGGTGTTGATTCTCCTCAAGGGGGTGTTGTTTGCCCGTAGTTCTCGCCTGATTCCTGATAAAGCGAATTTAGGTTTTCGTTTCCCCTGCGATGGACCAGGCCGGGGTGGTACTTGCCAGGTTTCTGGTTGGGATCATGTCTTCTTGGGCTTGTTCTGGATGTATAACAGCATCTCGGTAGTAATTTTCCACTTCAGTTGGAAGATGCAGTCGGATGTTTGGGGAACGGTTGCGCCCGATGGCACGGTATCTCACATTACTGGTGGGAACTTTGCCCAAAGTGCGATTACGATTAATGGCTGGCTCCGAGACTTCCTCTGGGCCCAGGCCTCGCAGGTGATTGGTTCCTATGGTTCGGCTCTGTCGGCTTACGGCTTGCTGTTCCTCGGTGCTCACTTTGTTTGGGCCTTTAGCTTGATGTTCCTGTTCAGTGGTCGCGGCTACTGGCAAGAATTGATTGAGTCCATTGTTTGGGCCCATAACAAGCTGAAAGTCGCTCCGGCAATTCAACCCCGTGCTTTGAGCATTATTCAAGGCCGGGCCGTTGGGGTTGCCCACTACTTGTTAGGAGGGATTGCCACGACGTGGGCGTTCTTCCTGGCTCGCATCATCTCAGTAGGATAA
- the smpB gene encoding SsrA-binding protein SmpB, which produces MDDGYKLVSDNRQARFLYEILDTYEAGIVLQGTEVKSIRAGKVNLRDGFARVRDGEVWLMNVHISPHDTTNTHYNHDPRRNRKLLLHKEEIRKLIGKVEQKGLTLVPLRMKLKKGRVKVDIAIARGKKLHDKREDLKQKQDKRDMERAMKRG; this is translated from the coding sequence ATGGATGATGGCTACAAACTGGTCAGCGATAATCGCCAGGCTCGGTTTCTTTACGAAATCTTAGATACCTATGAAGCGGGCATTGTCCTCCAAGGGACGGAAGTCAAATCTATTCGGGCAGGCAAAGTCAATCTCCGGGATGGGTTTGCGCGGGTACGCGATGGCGAAGTTTGGTTAATGAATGTCCATATTTCCCCCCATGACACCACCAATACCCATTACAATCACGATCCACGCCGGAACCGTAAATTATTGCTACACAAAGAAGAGATTCGTAAACTCATCGGCAAAGTTGAGCAAAAAGGCTTAACCCTTGTCCCACTGCGGATGAAGCTGAAAAAAGGCCGAGTCAAAGTAGATATTGCCATCGCCCGTGGGAAAAAACTCCATGACAAACGGGAAGACCTGAAGCAAAAGCAGGATAAACGGGATATGGAACGGGCCATGAAACGGGGTTAG